The genome window CTGTTTTCCTGCCCACTCCCGGTAGCTTTACTAAATCTTCCGTATTGTCAGGAATTTTACCATTAAAATCGTGTACTAACATATTGGCCATGCCAATTAAATGTTTGCTTTTGTTACTGGGAAAACTGACTGATTTAATATAATAAAATACTTCGTCATACTCCGCTTCGGCCAATTTTTGAGGGGTAGGAAAGGCTTTGAACAATTCAGGCGTAACCATATTTATTCTTTTATCGGTACACTGGGCTGAAAGTATAACGGCTATCAATAGCTGGAAAGGGTTTTCGTAATGCAGCTCCGTTTCGGCTATTGGCTGATTTGTTTTAAAATAATCAATTATATATTCAAACCGTTCTTTTTTAGTCATAACATTTTGAGTTGAATGCTTGCAATAATAAAGTCAAATTAGGTAAACATACCCTGTTATGTTTATTATTGCTAAAAAATTAACCATGAAAATAATTGCCATGCTGCTTTTGCTTGTAGGTTTACAGGTAAATATATCGGCACAAAATAATAACGACAGCTTTAACCCGGCACAGACCAGCGCCAAAGTGTTAACCAAGCGTATTATTAAAATAAATTCACCCGACAGCATTAACCCTGATTTTGAAGTAAGCAGGGGAACAGCTTTGGTTTTTCAATACGAGTACAAAGCCAAAGAATACATCAATATGGCTGATGATGAAATGGTGGAACGAATCATTTTTCAGGTATCGCCAAGGGGAACCCGGTTTGATTTCAATACCTCATCTATCAGCAAGGCCAAGATGATTTATACCTTAAGCTGCTTTTGTGCAGAGCGGGGCAACTATGTAATAAAACATGGCCGTATAAGTGGCCGGAAAATAAGCAAAAGGGTATGGGAAGTACAGTTTGACTTTACTTACTTCTCCAGAAGCTCTAATACACCTATTCATAAAAAATTCAGAGTTAAATTTAAAACGGCTTAATATACTTTATGGCAGCAAACAGTGCAGCAAACCTGCTTATAAAAAAAGCTACCCCGGCCGATGTGCCTTTAATTATTGATTTAATAAAACAACTGGCCATATACGAAAAGCTGGAAGCGGAAGCCAAAGCAACTCCGGCCGCTATTGAAACCTATTTGTTTAGCGATAAAGCGGTAGCGGAATGTTTACTGGCTTTTGCAGCTGATGAGTGCGTAGGCTTTGCCTTGTTTTTTCATAATTTCAGCACTTTTGTAGGCAAGCCGGGTATTTATTTGGAAGATTTATTTATTAAAGAGGCATACCGAGGTTTGGGTTACGGTAAACAGCTATTGCTGCATTTGGTACAAATAGCCAAAGAACGCAACTGCGGCAGGGTAGAGTGGAGTGTGTTGGACTGGAACGAACCTGCCATACAGTTTTATAAAAGTTTAGGTGCTACCGCCATGAGCGAGTGGACTGTTTACCGTTTAGATGATAAAGCCATTAACCAATTACTGACTCCGCATGCAGGTTAAAGTATATACCGATGGTTCGGCCAGGGGAAACCCCGGCAATGGCGGTTACGGCATAGTAATGGTAAGTGGTAAGCACCGCAAGGAGCTGTCTGCGGGTTACCGATATACCACCAATAACCGCATGGAGCTATTGGCCGTAATTGTAGCCATACAGCAATTAAAGTTTCCGAATACGGAAGTGGATATATATACCGATAGCAAATATGTATGCGAAGCCATTGAAAAACGCTGGGTGTTTGGCTGGCATGCCAAGAACTTTGCAGGCAAAAAGAATGGCGACTTATGGCGCGAGTTTTTAAAAATATACAGTAAGCATAAAATAAAAATGCATTGGGTAAAGGGCCATGCTGGCCATGTGGAGAATGAGCGTTGCGATGTGTTAGCCACCCAGGCAGCCGATGGCGGCAACCTGTTGGTTGATACGCAATATGAGCTGGAAAGCAAAAACGCCAATGGTTTGGTGTAAGTAAAGCACAAGCATATTATTTATAATTAATGGGTTAGCTTTAAAAAGCTATAAAGGCTTAAAATATATTTTGCGGGTAA of Bacteroidota bacterium contains these proteins:
- the rnhA gene encoding ribonuclease HI — encoded protein: MQVKVYTDGSARGNPGNGGYGIVMVSGKHRKELSAGYRYTTNNRMELLAVIVAIQQLKFPNTEVDIYTDSKYVCEAIEKRWVFGWHAKNFAGKKNGDLWREFLKIYSKHKIKMHWVKGHAGHVENERCDVLATQAADGGNLLVDTQYELESKNANGLV
- the nth gene encoding endonuclease III, whose amino-acid sequence is MTKKERFEYIIDYFKTNQPIAETELHYENPFQLLIAVILSAQCTDKRINMVTPELFKAFPTPQKLAEAEYDEVFYYIKSVSFPSNKSKHLIGMANMLVHDFNGKIPDNTEDLVKLPGVGRKTANVITSVVFNQPSMAVDTHVFRVSARLGLTTNAKNPLQTEMQLLKYIPEEYVAIAHHWLILHGRYTCTARSPKCEICPISQYCKSYPKWLAGKPV
- a CDS encoding GNAT family N-acetyltransferase; this encodes MAANSAANLLIKKATPADVPLIIDLIKQLAIYEKLEAEAKATPAAIETYLFSDKAVAECLLAFAADECVGFALFFHNFSTFVGKPGIYLEDLFIKEAYRGLGYGKQLLLHLVQIAKERNCGRVEWSVLDWNEPAIQFYKSLGATAMSEWTVYRLDDKAINQLLTPHAG